The Vibrio sp. 10N DNA window AAGCCATCGCGTCTGTTACTAGTTTGAACTCAGCGTCGCCAGCTTCCGCTTTCTCTTCGATTTCACGCATGTCGATGCTACCTGTGTAGCTGAATGCGCCGCCTTTACCTTGGATGAATGCTTTCATCTCAGCGTGCGTGTACTCGCCGCTGAAGCAGATGTCGATTAGCTCGCGAGTTGGTAGGTCACCAGAACGCTCTGGAGTGAATGGACCTTCAGAAACTGCGTCGTTTACGTCAACAGTTTGGCCGCCCATGTGAGCACCTACAGTGATACCGCCACCCATGTGACAAACGATAACGTTAACGTCTTCGTACTTCTTACCTTGCTCTTCAGCGAATTTACGCGCGATAGCTTTTTGGTTAAGAGCGTGGAAACGACCTTTACGCTTGATAGCTTTGTGGCCAGAGAAAGACGCTAGCTCAGATAGCTCGTAAGTTACCGGTGCATCTGTGAAGAATGCTTCAATGCCGTTCTCATCAGCGATTTCTTTACCGATGATGCCTGCAAGGCTTGCTGGGTGCTGGATTTGCGCTTCTAGAAGGTCTGCGATTACTGCATCGTCAACCTTGTAAGTACCGCCAGCGATTGGCTTAAGAACACCACCACGACAAGCAATAGCGTTTAGCTCAGAAGCTTTAACACCAGCTTCTTCTAGAGCCGCAAGAATTGCTTCTTTACGGAATTCTTTTTGGTTTGCAACAACTGCACCGAATGGCGCTAGCTCTTCAGCGCTGTGACGTAGAGTTTTCTCGAACAGTTCAGTTGTACCTTCGAAAAGACCGATTTTTGTAGACGTAGAGCCTGGGTTGATAGCTAGAATTTTCATCACTTATAAACCTAAATTAAGTTATTGCTAGTTATAATTAAGCAGACGCGTCTGCTGCTTCTTTCTGTTGGCTCATAGCCGCTACAGAACATGCAAGCGCGATAGATACTGTCTTCTCAGCTTCGCCGTCAGCGCGAGAAACTAGAACAACAGGAATACGTGCACCAAGTAGAACACCCGCCATGCTGAAGCCAGCCATGTACTGAAGTGCTTTAGCAAATACGTTGCCTACTTCGATGTTTGGAACCATTAGGATATCTGCGTTGCCCGCTACTGGAGACTCGTAACCTTTAAGGTTTGCAGCGTACTGAGATACCGCGATATCTAGAGAGATAGGACCTGAAACGATACAACCTTCAATTTCACCGTTTTGGTTCATCTTTTGAAGCTCTGCCGCGTCCATCGTCGCTGGCATCTTGTCGTATGGCTTCTCTTTCGCACATAGGTTAGCTACTTTAGGCTCTTCGATGCCTACAGAGTGTGCTAGGCTCACTGCGTTCTTGATGATGCCTGCTTTTTGCTCAAGCGTTGGCATGATGTTCATCGCTGCGTCAGTGAACACGTGGAAGCTGTCGCCGCCTTCTTTAAATAGAACGCCTGCGTGGCTAAGAACGTTACCAGTACGAAGACCGTGCTCTTTCTTAAGCACTTCTTTTAGTAGAACTGAAGTGTCGATTAGACCCTTCATTAGT harbors:
- a CDS encoding bifunctional enoyl-CoA hydratase/phosphate acetyltransferase, producing MYNKDFFIQQAKKFGKKQRMVVAAAHDDATLDAANNAFQEGMADVILVGERALINEAAAKANVDLANFDIIEADGLEAIATAAVSAIAEGKGDLLMKGLIDTSVLLKEVLKKEHGLRTGNVLSHAGVLFKEGGDSFHVFTDAAMNIMPTLEQKAGIIKNAVSLAHSVGIEEPKVANLCAKEKPYDKMPATMDAAELQKMNQNGEIEGCIVSGPISLDIAVSQYAANLKGYESPVAGNADILMVPNIEVGNVFAKALQYMAGFSMAGVLLGARIPVVLVSRADGEAEKTVSIALACSVAAMSQQKEAADASA
- the buk gene encoding butyrate kinase; this encodes MKILAINPGSTSTKIGLFEGTTELFEKTLRHSAEELAPFGAVVANQKEFRKEAILAALEEAGVKASELNAIACRGGVLKPIAGGTYKVDDAVIADLLEAQIQHPASLAGIIGKEIADENGIEAFFTDAPVTYELSELASFSGHKAIKRKGRFHALNQKAIARKFAEEQGKKYEDVNVIVCHMGGGITVGAHMGGQTVDVNDAVSEGPFTPERSGDLPTRELIDICFSGEYTHAEMKAFIQGKGGAFSYTGSIDMREIEEKAEAGDAEFKLVTDAMAYQVSKQIAAMGAVFGGEKVDGILLTGGIAYSKYITAEITKRVEFIAPVTKFPGEVELEALVLGTLRVVNGEEAAQVYA